The following are encoded together in the Streptomyces rapamycinicus NRRL 5491 genome:
- a CDS encoding DUF3100 domain-containing protein, translating into MTTHTAPAKAGPKSPLQTLPIAALALVIALAVQFIGQLDIDLGVGSVIIFPMVWGLLLGLLVSVQKVRPLGLDLQKAAAALVGVAVMLLVARLAFNIGPSLPTLVKAGPALLLQEVGHLLGTIALALPLAVLLRMGKATVGATFSLDREPSFAMVSEKYGPDSDQYRGVLAMYVFGTLFGAVFITLLTSVVANWRIFDPLAMAMGAGVGSGSMMAASSASIVAAHPADQEAILGTAAVSNLITTVLGVYIGIYIALPLADRVYRFLTRGRHDGAAAAATTEPDTDAGASATPAPARSQADDIAVNRAFREQVAAASAEVKLPLWLSLGVLTVLGIGAASVSAKALSWQIIGGYAILLALVSLGLVLAKATRKISPIVWITTVGAYVSSPWFFGAEAINSLVNSVDFLSIATIMLTLAGLSLGKDVPLLRRIGWKIVPVGLVAITASFLLSTLIAEFTLGLWG; encoded by the coding sequence ATGACCACCCACACCGCCCCGGCCAAGGCCGGACCGAAGTCACCCCTGCAAACGCTGCCGATCGCTGCCCTGGCGCTGGTCATCGCGCTGGCCGTCCAGTTCATCGGGCAACTCGACATCGATCTGGGCGTCGGATCCGTCATCATCTTCCCGATGGTGTGGGGCCTGCTCCTGGGCCTGCTGGTCTCCGTCCAGAAGGTCAGGCCCCTGGGCCTGGACCTCCAGAAGGCGGCCGCGGCTCTCGTCGGCGTGGCCGTGATGCTCCTCGTGGCCCGGCTGGCCTTCAACATCGGTCCGAGCCTGCCGACCCTGGTCAAGGCGGGACCCGCCCTGCTGCTGCAGGAGGTCGGGCACCTCCTGGGGACGATCGCCCTGGCCCTGCCGCTGGCCGTGCTGCTGCGCATGGGCAAGGCCACGGTGGGCGCCACCTTCTCGCTGGACCGCGAGCCCTCCTTCGCGATGGTCTCGGAGAAGTACGGGCCGGACTCGGACCAGTACCGCGGCGTGCTGGCGATGTACGTGTTCGGCACGCTCTTCGGCGCCGTGTTCATCACGCTCCTGACATCCGTCGTGGCGAACTGGCGCATCTTCGATCCACTGGCGATGGCCATGGGAGCGGGCGTCGGATCCGGGTCCATGATGGCGGCGTCCTCGGCGAGCATCGTGGCCGCGCACCCCGCCGACCAGGAGGCCATCCTCGGCACGGCCGCGGTGTCCAACCTCATCACCACCGTCCTGGGCGTCTACATCGGGATCTACATCGCGCTCCCGCTGGCCGACAGGGTCTACCGCTTCCTCACCCGCGGCCGGCACGACGGCGCGGCCGCGGCCGCCACGACGGAGCCGGACACGGACGCCGGGGCGTCCGCCACCCCAGCTCCCGCCCGCTCCCAGGCGGACGACATCGCGGTGAACCGCGCGTTCCGGGAGCAGGTGGCGGCGGCCTCGGCCGAGGTGAAGCTACCGCTCTGGCTGTCCCTCGGAGTACTGACGGTGCTGGGCATCGGCGCCGCCTCGGTGTCGGCCAAGGCCCTCAGCTGGCAGATCATCGGCGGCTACGCGATCCTCCTGGCCCTCGTATCGCTCGGTCTCGTCCTGGCCAAGGCAACCCGGAAGATCTCACCCATCGTGTGGATCACCACCGTGGGCGCGTACGTCTCGAGTCCGTGGTTCTTCGGCGCGGAAGCGATCAACTCGCTGGTGAACTCGGTGGACTTCCTCTCCATCGCCACGATCATGCTGACGCTGGCAGGTCTGTCGCTCGGCAAGGACGTCCCCCTGCTGCGGCGTATCGGCTGGAAGATCGTCCCGGTCGGCCTGGTAGCGATCACCGCGTCGTTCCTCCTGTCCACGCTGATCGCCGAGTTCACCCTCGGCCTCTGGGGCTGA
- a CDS encoding amidohydrolase, producing the protein MTLTDLAAGSGRLKTDLAAGVERWRERVLALSRSLHAHPEVAFEETASSAALTQLLEQGGFDVERGTGGLPTAFTATAGSGELTVALCVEYDALPEVGHACGHNLIAGASLASALALAPHVDELGITLKAIGTPAEEHGGGKALLLEAGAFDGVGLALMVHLVQDGVTCAPAGTSSQAVGRYRAVFSGKAAHAAAAPHLGVNAADAAVLSQVAVGLLRQQIPGDHRVALFVAEGGIATNVIPERAVVDFECRAFTLQEYEALLARVRRCFEGAALATGAELTIESTEPLYEPLVQDETLAAHWTAAMRALGRDTSPAGRLSGGSTDMGNVSQVIPSLHPWLSIPGADVPIHSHGFTALADTPRAYRVMFEAALALAWTVADTATDSEQRKRFATTPYRRNPTQEAAAT; encoded by the coding sequence ATGACACTGACGGACCTTGCCGCCGGTTCCGGCCGGCTGAAGACGGACCTCGCGGCCGGCGTCGAGCGCTGGAGGGAACGGGTGCTCGCGCTCTCGCGCTCCCTCCACGCCCATCCCGAGGTGGCCTTCGAGGAGACGGCCTCCTCAGCCGCTCTCACGCAGCTGCTCGAGCAGGGAGGGTTCGACGTCGAACGCGGCACGGGCGGTCTGCCCACCGCCTTCACCGCCACGGCGGGAAGCGGCGAGCTGACGGTCGCGCTGTGCGTCGAGTACGACGCGCTGCCGGAGGTGGGCCACGCCTGCGGACATAACCTCATCGCCGGTGCCTCGCTCGCCTCCGCGCTGGCCCTGGCACCCCACGTGGACGAACTCGGCATCACGCTCAAGGCGATCGGCACCCCGGCCGAGGAGCACGGCGGCGGCAAGGCGCTGCTGCTCGAGGCAGGCGCGTTCGACGGAGTGGGGCTGGCCCTGATGGTTCACCTCGTCCAGGACGGAGTGACCTGTGCCCCGGCCGGGACCAGCTCCCAGGCGGTGGGCAGGTACCGGGCCGTGTTCTCCGGCAAGGCGGCCCATGCGGCGGCGGCCCCTCACCTCGGTGTGAACGCCGCCGACGCGGCCGTGCTCAGCCAGGTGGCCGTCGGCCTGCTGCGCCAGCAGATCCCGGGGGACCACCGGGTGGCGCTCTTCGTGGCGGAGGGCGGTATCGCCACGAATGTCATACCCGAGCGCGCCGTCGTCGACTTCGAGTGCCGCGCCTTCACCCTGCAGGAGTACGAAGCGCTGCTGGCACGGGTCCGCCGCTGTTTCGAGGGCGCGGCCCTGGCCACGGGCGCCGAGCTGACCATCGAGTCCACGGAGCCGCTCTATGAGCCGCTGGTCCAGGATGAGACACTCGCCGCCCACTGGACGGCCGCCATGCGCGCCCTGGGGCGGGACACCTCGCCCGCGGGGCGGCTCAGCGGCGGATCGACCGACATGGGCAACGTCAGCCAGGTGATCCCCAGCCTCCACCCCTGGCTGAGCATCCCCGGAGCCGACGTCCCCATCCACTCGCACGGCTTTACCGCCCTGGCCGACACCCCCCGGGCGTACCGGGTGATGTTCGAGGCAGCCCTCGCGCTGGCCTGGACCGTAGCCGACACGGCCACCGACTCGGAGCAGAGGAAACGTTTCGCCACGACGCCCTATCGCCGGAACCCCACCCAGGAAGCAGCAGCGACATGA
- a CDS encoding aldehyde dehydrogenase family protein, producing the protein MTTATTPSSATAARAAVDTAFPQGLGTFLDGRVVPGRGETIPLTAAATGEEYAAFRDPGREAAETILTSAVRGAAVWGATGPFERAAILREVSRTVAEHAEELAVLESVTTGKPLRDTRAEAAKVAEMFGYYAGWADKLTGQTIPVPGDWHTYTERVPWGVVVAITPWNAPLFTAGWNSAAPLAAGNAVVVKPSEFTPVSTLRLAQLAHRAGLPEGVFNVAAGHGSTVGAALTSDPRVGKVSFIGSVATGRRVAVATAGAGIPTVLELGGKSANIVFADADLDRAADGAIAAVFSGAGQSCVAGSRLLVERGVHAAFVERVAERAARLRLGDPLDPTTEVGPIITAPQFATVTSLIEAGIADGGRRITDARLPSELTGSALAGGHWVMPTLLDGVTPANRLETTEVFGPVVGADVFDTEAEAIERANGTDFGLAGAVWTGDVSRAHHVARSVRAGTFWINAYKTIHVAVPFGGFGDSGHGRSSGPGVLDEYTQTKAVWVPTRAAGTPFPSLSY; encoded by the coding sequence ATGACCACCGCGACCACCCCGTCCTCCGCCACCGCCGCCCGCGCGGCCGTGGACACCGCCTTCCCCCAGGGTCTGGGCACCTTCCTCGACGGCCGCGTCGTCCCCGGCCGCGGTGAGACCATCCCGCTCACCGCCGCCGCCACCGGCGAGGAGTACGCCGCGTTCCGCGATCCCGGCCGGGAGGCGGCCGAGACCATCCTGACCAGCGCCGTCCGCGGGGCGGCGGTGTGGGGCGCGACGGGCCCCTTCGAACGGGCGGCGATCCTGCGCGAGGTCTCCCGCACGGTTGCCGAGCACGCCGAGGAACTGGCCGTGCTGGAGTCCGTCACCACGGGAAAGCCCCTGCGGGACACCCGGGCCGAGGCGGCCAAGGTCGCCGAGATGTTCGGCTACTACGCCGGCTGGGCGGACAAGCTGACGGGCCAGACCATCCCCGTCCCCGGCGACTGGCACACCTACACCGAGCGCGTGCCCTGGGGTGTGGTGGTGGCCATCACCCCGTGGAACGCGCCCCTGTTCACCGCGGGCTGGAACTCGGCAGCCCCGCTGGCGGCGGGCAACGCGGTCGTCGTCAAGCCCAGCGAGTTCACCCCGGTGTCCACGCTCCGGCTGGCCCAGCTGGCGCACCGGGCCGGCCTCCCGGAGGGCGTGTTCAACGTCGCCGCCGGGCACGGCTCCACCGTGGGCGCCGCACTGACCAGCGATCCGCGCGTCGGGAAGGTCTCCTTCATCGGCTCGGTGGCCACCGGCCGCCGGGTGGCGGTCGCGACGGCGGGGGCCGGTATCCCCACCGTCCTGGAGCTCGGCGGCAAGAGTGCCAACATCGTCTTCGCCGACGCCGACCTGGACAGGGCGGCGGACGGCGCCATCGCCGCCGTCTTCTCCGGCGCCGGACAGTCCTGCGTGGCCGGTTCGCGCCTGCTGGTCGAGCGCGGTGTCCACGCCGCGTTCGTGGAGCGCGTGGCGGAGCGGGCGGCGCGGCTGCGCCTCGGCGACCCGCTCGACCCCACCACCGAGGTCGGCCCGATCATCACGGCACCGCAGTTCGCCACCGTGACCTCGCTGATCGAGGCGGGAATAGCGGACGGCGGCCGCCGGATCACCGACGCGCGGCTGCCCTCCGAGCTGACCGGCTCCGCGCTGGCCGGCGGCCACTGGGTCATGCCGACCCTGCTGGACGGGGTCACCCCCGCCAACCGGCTGGAGACCACCGAGGTCTTCGGACCGGTGGTCGGCGCCGACGTCTTCGACACCGAGGCGGAGGCGATCGAACGGGCCAACGGCACGGACTTCGGCCTCGCCGGAGCGGTCTGGACCGGCGATGTCTCCCGCGCCCACCATGTGGCGCGCTCCGTGCGGGCCGGCACCTTCTGGATCAACGCCTACAAGACCATCCACGTGGCGGTCCCCTTCGGCGGCTTCGGCGACTCCGGCCACGGCCGGTCCTCCGGCCCCGGCGTGCTGGACGAGTACACGCAGACCAAGGCCGTCTGGGTGCCCACCCGGGCCGCCGGCACGCCGTTCCCCTCGCTGAGCTACTAG
- a CDS encoding NAD(P)-dependent oxidoreductase: MNQHVAVVGLGSMGGAMAVTLHRAGWQVSGFDPSPVARSAAEAAGIRTVDDVGHLAGTPYAVLSLPSAGVVGTTVPVLLSRPGTLAIVDTTTSEPATSASLSSLAADQGAAFVDAPVSGGRDGAAEGRLTAFVGATEQALDAARPVLEALTGGQYEHLGGPGSGNVVKLLNNVLAAANLVSVGEALAIAKAHGVDPAMAAAGISGASGGSQVSAAMYPKWVLTGAHDSGFSMGLMARDAALAIEIAAQRGERPELLAAANQRWQAALAALGSGADFTEIARTVAPCLTSEGAPAA, encoded by the coding sequence ATGAACCAGCACGTCGCCGTCGTCGGCCTGGGCTCGATGGGCGGCGCCATGGCCGTCACCCTGCATCGGGCGGGCTGGCAGGTCTCCGGCTTCGATCCCTCGCCCGTCGCGCGCTCCGCCGCCGAAGCGGCGGGCATCCGCACCGTGGACGACGTCGGACACCTGGCCGGAACGCCCTACGCCGTCCTCTCGCTGCCCTCGGCGGGTGTGGTCGGGACGACCGTTCCGGTGCTGCTGTCCCGCCCCGGCACTCTCGCCATCGTCGACACCACGACATCGGAGCCGGCCACGAGCGCCTCGCTCTCCTCCCTCGCCGCGGACCAGGGCGCGGCCTTCGTCGACGCGCCCGTCTCGGGCGGCCGCGACGGGGCCGCGGAAGGCCGGCTGACCGCCTTCGTCGGTGCCACGGAGCAGGCCCTCGACGCGGCCCGGCCCGTCCTCGAGGCCCTGACCGGCGGCCAGTACGAGCATCTCGGCGGCCCCGGCTCCGGCAATGTGGTCAAGCTGCTCAACAACGTCCTGGCCGCGGCCAACCTGGTCTCGGTCGGGGAGGCCCTCGCCATCGCGAAGGCCCACGGTGTGGATCCCGCGATGGCCGCAGCCGGTATCAGCGGTGCCTCCGGCGGCAGCCAGGTCTCCGCTGCCATGTACCCGAAGTGGGTGCTGACCGGTGCCCACGACTCCGGCTTCTCCATGGGCCTCATGGCCCGTGACGCCGCCCTGGCCATCGAGATCGCCGCCCAGCGGGGCGAACGGCCGGAGCTGCTGGCCGCGGCGAACCAGCGCTGGCAAGCCGCCCTGGCCGCACTCGGCTCCGGCGCCGACTTCACCGAGATCGCCCGCACCGTCGCCCCCTGTCTCACCAGCGAAGGAGCCCCCGCAGCATGA
- a CDS encoding MurR/RpiR family transcriptional regulator produces MPTAQNNEILDHADAQWLGDALPRVRLSKAQSRVVDVIVRNPQLASYADLAEIAQRADVNSSTVVRAAQALGYRGWPDLQRELRARYLVLISTEDKLTQSGEHRSPLHDALTHDIDNLRQTLDNNTAAEAEAAIATLAAAKSILVVGAGSFAGPASVMAHLGSTMGYPISLENRGGVHLASAVNSLGPGDVLVVVNMWRSMKQIIVTAEAAREAGAAVVAITDMRRGRLATTVAEHLFIVPSEGISFFQSVTAATSVVYGLLAGMQAAQPERSRAAIRRTQQLWKDLDIYLE; encoded by the coding sequence GTGCCCACAGCACAGAACAACGAGATCCTCGACCATGCCGACGCTCAGTGGCTGGGCGACGCACTGCCCCGGGTGCGGCTGTCCAAGGCGCAGTCACGCGTGGTCGACGTGATCGTCCGCAACCCGCAGCTGGCCTCCTACGCGGACCTCGCCGAGATCGCTCAGCGGGCCGACGTCAACAGCTCCACAGTGGTCCGAGCCGCCCAGGCACTGGGGTACCGGGGCTGGCCGGACCTGCAGCGTGAGCTGCGCGCCCGTTACCTGGTGCTGATCTCCACCGAGGACAAGCTCACCCAGTCCGGCGAGCATCGCAGCCCGCTGCACGACGCCCTCACACACGACATCGACAATCTGCGCCAGACCCTGGACAACAACACCGCCGCGGAGGCGGAGGCCGCCATCGCGACCCTGGCCGCGGCCAAGTCGATCCTCGTCGTCGGCGCCGGCTCCTTCGCCGGACCGGCGAGCGTCATGGCCCACCTCGGCTCCACGATGGGCTATCCGATATCGCTGGAAAATCGGGGCGGAGTGCACTTGGCCAGTGCCGTCAACAGCCTCGGCCCCGGGGACGTCCTCGTGGTCGTCAACATGTGGCGGTCCATGAAGCAGATCATCGTGACCGCCGAGGCCGCCCGTGAGGCCGGCGCCGCGGTGGTGGCGATCACGGACATGCGCCGCGGCCGTCTGGCCACCACCGTGGCCGAGCATCTGTTCATCGTGCCGTCGGAAGGCATCTCCTTCTTCCAGTCCGTCACCGCGGCCACCTCGGTGGTCTACGGTCTGCTGGCCGGAATGCAGGCGGCTCAGCCGGAGCGCAGCAGGGCGGCCATCCGCCGCACCCAGCAGCTGTGGAAGGACCTGGACATCTACCTGGAGTAG
- a CDS encoding endonuclease domain-containing protein yields MSERVIPGRTDGLITLGAADALWVDVTADSAVPTASGAFTRSPAHARAGYVLLGGHVVATVRASGGQWRVPELEVRRAAAELNAVGMDRHDLIRIGPFRKAPSQECDEETPLRWRRRITGELQQLGGPERVARGEVGRPYHLAGIDWRRILVEQARDGTQRTWWLPRAVVRLLDAAEHTETQWVRAARTRQAGASVTEPPSHPRQAREADDRQTTSPGGPTVSPRPYNGELEGQLYSVLSRKPGTSRRMAGWACAVCRTAPAAVLDHCHEHGYVRAPVCQSCNTQERPDHLYSNDIRVANRYTRLFHIDTDHWLRHWHRCPGCRARTTLPLPHLAAWTAQIACRSLRPTHRTSRGRQPCGVLRVSWTGSQNAPRSCLLTVAVDFCPSGEHRVLARVPYREAAERFGLWLAETAPAVAAAAGPDRLDGLPAQFRPVIADTSGEGLALF; encoded by the coding sequence ATGTCAGAGCGTGTCATACCCGGTCGCACGGACGGCCTGATCACCCTGGGGGCCGCGGACGCTCTGTGGGTCGATGTGACGGCCGACAGTGCTGTGCCGACGGCTTCTGGGGCATTCACCCGCTCTCCTGCCCATGCCCGGGCGGGGTACGTCCTGCTCGGCGGCCATGTGGTGGCGACGGTGAGGGCGAGCGGCGGCCAGTGGAGGGTTCCGGAGCTCGAGGTGCGCCGGGCGGCCGCGGAACTGAACGCGGTGGGGATGGATCGGCACGACCTGATCCGCATCGGTCCATTTCGTAAGGCGCCGAGTCAGGAGTGCGACGAGGAAACGCCGCTGCGCTGGCGTCGGCGCATCACGGGGGAACTGCAGCAGCTGGGCGGCCCCGAGCGGGTAGCACGAGGTGAAGTCGGCCGACCGTACCATCTGGCGGGAATCGACTGGCGGCGGATACTCGTGGAGCAGGCCCGCGACGGGACACAGCGGACGTGGTGGCTGCCGCGCGCCGTGGTCAGGCTGCTCGACGCGGCCGAGCACACCGAAACGCAGTGGGTGCGAGCCGCGCGGACCCGCCAGGCAGGCGCATCCGTCACCGAGCCGCCCTCCCACCCCCGGCAGGCCCGAGAGGCCGACGATCGGCAGACGACGAGCCCAGGCGGGCCCACCGTCTCGCCGCGCCCGTACAACGGAGAGCTGGAAGGCCAGCTGTACTCGGTGCTCAGCAGAAAGCCCGGTACCTCCCGCAGGATGGCCGGGTGGGCGTGCGCCGTCTGCCGCACCGCGCCCGCCGCAGTCCTCGACCACTGCCACGAACACGGCTACGTCCGCGCCCCCGTCTGCCAGTCCTGCAACACCCAGGAACGCCCCGACCACCTGTACAGCAACGACATCCGCGTGGCGAACCGCTACACACGCCTCTTCCACATCGACACCGACCACTGGCTTCGCCACTGGCACCGCTGCCCCGGCTGCCGCGCACGCACCACCTTGCCCCTGCCGCACCTCGCCGCATGGACCGCCCAGATAGCCTGCCGATCGCTGCGCCCGACCCACCGCACCTCCCGCGGGCGCCAGCCCTGCGGTGTCCTGCGCGTGTCCTGGACGGGCAGTCAGAACGCGCCCCGTTCCTGCCTGCTCACTGTCGCAGTCGATTTCTGCCCCTCCGGCGAGCACCGCGTCCTGGCGCGAGTCCCCTACCGCGAAGCCGCCGAGCGCTTTGGTCTCTGGTTGGCCGAGACGGCCCCTGCCGTGGCCGCCGCGGCCGGTCCTGACCGCTTGGACGGACTCCCCGCCCAGTTCCGGCCAGTCATCGCGGACACCAGCGGCGAGGGCCTGGCACTGTTCTGA